In a single window of the Octopus sinensis linkage group LG1, ASM634580v1, whole genome shotgun sequence genome:
- the LOC115215926 gene encoding uncharacterized protein LOC115215926 produces the protein MNRGGVSQWSGGKEMSGFDYNSNYGNHWNSGATAWDGMGSSNLINSSSNSNNFSTSYGAGLSSNVSGYKRQWQSASPGEEKKSNKMIKLNQSYGSQGDQYGSVDAMYSNQSGQYNTNWNDSKRKSATSNWGSVAQYNNSNSNSHWQGKSPQKGMKNFGYQAGYQGNDYCWDYSAEQYVDESDFGEFGAGYFDNQGAFDDYYVGDQAYQYDQKQRGGKFGGRGQRGSASNRGGRIGNQPIWGQWLTDENSLTFGSAGSSPYGRGRRGAGRGGGGVGSEINRIRDAIRTVQGYSDIDLSFLLDASDTFRQGNQYKGKSGRGAGVDAKRGAASRGKLQRGGLANFGDRGSLKAGLRNLQAAAKGLSQGVKGKNAKASPLQGVNLPADTSKMTISEKIKYFTLWLKRDYPKCNAIQTIENALTSCKLKLDHSYDVEELVRIGGRSMYTAKLTVEGKFMARAVAASKKELKHEVYKKAVEVLTKQSVASIVKQKDPGPEKMRAELTNSLTKNKTEPSWEKVVDICKEKGLSCAPEKTFHGNEKQVGFQQLIAQLKATNPQPDNEISAFIQAFSASHCTLEHTYTPSDSRLANGKAVFYGTVTIGNVVVGRGMGCKKKDAKHEAYKQAIEFIKNNALEIVMKGNKKQPVEHSGFNISSTEVKSPKTTGETATFTDLSSKLEALIKLIKESAHRANTVNAVDTMAVQCCLSPTCLYRKVEGDMQKRTLACELYLDNLLIAKGEGDTRKDAQIGAYTNAWEVLSTSTPNYLISEHHTLTMKDKLDPMVIDIVVKGFGKYGESNLPRLRRLRIQSPENSKSIEDLVIMEHEDWKYDRQRHAFCILNNSSTMCGMLMEWEIEPQGDVFKCKMLIQKKLIAEASASSKNNARNTAAAIALMKLYQTQDVIRIVRRDDSTRWIPYEQIVEQGKVLENECSGNIDLLGGLPIFENLPENKDGKNEKNADSDGLNKFAVKYMEQLMNEYVEKETLDDLIFGPGITSLERKVVTNIAFNLHLKMDVRQHEGKNYLCISKKLSPEEISYFLKVHNTGHGKYVLVPKVELPGSMETSFSDNSSTTKTSEISNLQGKKDFTMDVSVN, from the exons ATGAATCGAGGTGGAGTCAGTCAATGGTCAGGTGGCAAAGAAATGTCAGGCTTTGATTACAATTCAAATTATGGCAATCATTGGAATTCTGGAGCAACAGCCTGGGATGGTATGGGAAGCAGCAATCttatcaacagcagcagtaacagcaacaactttTCTACTAGCTATGGAGCTGGATTATCTAGCAATGTTAGTGGTTACAAACGTCAGTGGCAGTCAGCTAGCccaggagaagagaaaaaaagtaacaaaatgatTAAATTAAACCAGTCATATGGTAGTCAAGGAGATCAATACGGTAGTGTCGATGCAATGTATTCCAATCAATCTGGTCAATACAATACAAACTGGAATGACTCAAAGAGGAAAAGTGCTACTTCAAATTGGGGATCAGTGGcacaatataataatagtaacagtaacAGCCATTGGCAGGGGAAATCTCCACAAAAGGGTATGAAAAACTTTGGATATCAAGCAGGATATCAGGGTAACGATTATTGCTGGGATTACTCTGCTGAACAATATGTTGATGAATCAGACTTTGGTGAATTTGGCGCTGGTTATTTTGATAACCAAGGAGCATTTGATGATTATTATGTTGGTGATCAAGCTTATCAGTATGATCAAAAACAGCGTGGCGGTAAATTTGGTGGCCGAGGACAACGTGGTTCTGCCTCCAACCGTGGTGGACGTATTGGAAACCAACCAATTTGGGGCCAATGGCTTACTGATGAGAACTCTTTGACATTTGGCAGTGCTGGGTCTAGCCCTTATGGAAGAGGCCGACGTGGTGcaggaagaggtggtggtggtgttggatctGAAATTAACCGCATCAGAGATGCTATCCGAACTGTTCAAGGTTACAGCGACATTGATCTAAGTTTCTTACTTGATGCATCTGATACCTTCAGACAAGGGAATCAATATAAAGGGAAGTCTGGCAGAGGAGCTGGTGTTGATG caAAGAGAGGTGCTGCTTCACGAGGAAAACTACAGCGTGGAGGTTTGGCAAATTTTGGTGATCGAGGTTCATTGAAAGCTGGTCTACGAAATCTCCAGGCTGCTGCAAAAGGATTATCTCAAGGAGTCAAaggaaaaaatgcaaaagctTCCCCTTTGCAAGGAGTTAATTTACCTGCCGATACGTCAAAAATGACaatatctgaaaaaataaaatactttaccCTCTGGCTCAAGCGTGATTACCCCAAATGCAATGCTATTCAGACAATTGAAAATGCTTTGACTAGCTGCAAACTTAAATTAGATCATTCTTATGATGTTGAAGAGTTGGTGCGCATTGGTGGCCGATCTATGTACACTGCCAAACTAACAGTTGAAGGTAAATTCATGGCTAGAGCTGTAGCTGCTAGTAAAAAAGAGTTAAAACATGAAGTTTATAAAAAGGCTGTTGAAGTTCTGACAAAGCAGTCTGTTGCGTCCATTGTAAAACAGAAAGATCCAGGTCCAGAAAAAATGAGAGCAGAATTGACTAATTCTCTTACTaagaataaaactgaaccttcCTGGGAGAAAGTGGTAGATATTTGTAAGGAAAAAGGTCTGAGTTGTGCTCCAGAAAAAACGTTTCATGGCAATGAGAAACAAGTGGGTTTCCAACAGTTAATTGCACAGCTCAAAGCTACCAATCCTCAACCTGACAATGAAATTTCTGCCTTCATCCAAGCCTTCTCTGCTTCACATTGCACTTTAGAACATACTTATACTCCATCAGATTCCAGATTAGCTAATGGCAAAGCTGTATTTTATGGCACAGTAACCATTGGAAATGTGGTGGTTGGACGAGGTATGGGTTGTAAGAAGAAGGATGCTAAACATGAAGCCTATAAACAAGCTATTGAATTCATCAAAAATAATGCTCTTGAAATTGTAATGAAGGGTAATAAAAAACAGCCTGTGGAACATTCTGGTTTCAACATATCTAGTACTGAGGTGAAATCTCCAAAAACAACTGGAGAAACAGCCACTTTCACTGATTTATCATCTAAACTGGAagcattaattaaattaatcaaaGAGTCAGCACATCGAGCAAATACAGTTAATGCTGTTGATACAATGGCTGTCCAGTGTTGTTTGTCACCAACTTGCCTTTATCGTAAAGTTGAAGGTGACATGCAGAAACGGACGCTAGCTTGTGAACTCTATTTGGACAATCTTCTAATAGCAAAGGGTGAAGGTGACACCAGAAAGGATGCCCAAATTGGTGCCTATACAAATGCATGGGAGGTTCTTAGTACCAGTACACCCAACTATCTGATCAGTGAGCATCATACTCTCACCATGAAAGATAAACTTGATCCAATGGTAATTGATATAGTTGTGAAGGGATTTGGAAAATATGGTGAATCTAATTTGCCAAGACTTCGCAGGCTCAGAATTCAAAGTCCAGAAAATTCCAAATCTATTGAGGATTTAGTAATTATGGAACATGAAGACTGGAAATATGATCGGCAGCGGCATGCTTTCTGTATTCTCAACAATAGTTCTACAATGTGTGGCATGTTAATGGAATGGGAAATAGAACCACAAGGAGATGTTTTCAA ATGTAAGATGCTTATCCAGAAGAAACTAATAGCTGAGGCCTCAGCATCTTCGAAGAACAATGCTCGTAACACTGCTGCTGCAATTGCTTTGATGAAACTCTATCAAACTCAAGATGTTATCAGA atTGTGAGGAGAGATGACTCAACTCGCTGGATTCCCTATGAACAGATTGTTGAACAAGGAAAAGTGTTGGAAAACGAATGTTCTGGAAATATTGACCTTCTTGGAGGGTTGCCTATTTTTGAAAATCTGCCTGAAAACAAAGAtgggaaaaatgagaaaaatgctGATAGTGATGGTTTGAACAAATTTGCTGTCAAATACATGGAACAGTTAATGAATGAGTATGTGGAAAAGGAGACTCTGGATGATCTCATTTTTGGTCCTGGCATCACTTCTCTTGAAAGGAAAGTAGTCACAAATATTGCTTTCAACTTACATCTGAAAATGGATGTCAGGCAACATGAAGGCAAGAATTACCTGTGCATCTCCAAAAAACTTTCTCCAGAAGAAATAAGTTATTTCCTCAAAGTGCACAACACTGGGCATGGCAAATATGTTTTGGTGCCCAAAGTGGAATTACCTGGTTCAATGGAGACATCTTTCAGCGACAATTCCTCCACAACCAAAACCTCAGAAATATCTAATTTGCAAGGAAAGAAAGATTTTACTATGGATGTCAGTGTGAATTAG